The sequence TATGTCTGGGGCTACGGATGTGATTAGAATAACGAGAGATGGCAGCAATGAGACAGGAAAGGCTTCTCAGAACTCTTATACACTCATGCCCCTCCATATGAAATGACAGAGGGGAAATAACCCTGGGCCTGGGCATGTGTTTCTTTTAAAATCGTAGATAATGGTCTCCTAGTGAGGAGTAAGAGGAATAAATTTGGGACAGGGCAACGCTAATAAAGActtttaataatgataaaaatctATTAAGTTAATAAAAAGTGAATACAGTTACAAGGAAATTACATTTGACTGATGCTGTTAACTTCTATCTGGTCACGTTTTAGGGAGTTGACAGCATCTGACTCATTTTGAGAGcttttgtaagtgtgtgtgaggtgaacaCATGAAGAAGAGCTGATATATTAGTGAACTAATATTTATCTCTGCAAACAGCAATTTTCtctaatttgtatttattaaatcaGTCTgcagcatgatttttttttttttttttttttacaatttgcaACATACTCCAATAAATTGCTAGAAGCACCTTTATTTATACCAATAACATTTTCTGCAACTGTACGCCTTGTCATATCTCTCATCTCAGATCCATGACGATCAATTCTCTGACCTGCTGAGGAAGAAAATAGGTGCACCAGCTGTAGATGAGCTTCATGTTGCTTATTGCTCACAAAGCTCAGCAAAGCTGTTGGTTCTGATCCCAGTATCACATCCTAAAATAATACCTCTTTATTGATATATGACTCTCTGTTTGTCCATTTGTCCATTTACctctacatatatgtatatattgtatcttTCTATAGATTATAGAgtttacacatatatattatttatttatatattattttattttaatatatactatatattatactgttatactttatatttttaattttaattttatatttgtatattatatttactatttatattatatatacatatttatatttatatttatatacatatatatctagatatatacacatatatttgtatatgcatATCCGATAACTATtggtttttcacaattattttgtctttaatttctacatttaattttccctatttttctctatatatttttaactatatccctttatttttcatgtctacacactttaatttttactcttttctttcttcaaatgtaggacagtcgtaaaaagcatttctctacatgtcgtactgtgtatgatttcggatgtaatgaataaaatttgaattggaATTTATTGGTAATTTGGACGCATTCCACGTCGACCCCAAACCACTATCTTACTCATTCTGTAACCGGACAAGTAACAAGCATTTTCAATACCtataacaaaaacacaccacactacactgctgCAGGAAGAAGATCTTATtggaaaaaaagtatttatacaGTTGAAGCTCATATTAATTATGAAATAAAGTGACAGTAGActtcaataaatattaaaaaactttATGTACAAATACAGAAAAAGGGATTACTAAACACAAATAAGAATTATATaaaatgctgctgctgctgcaatgattaaactttaattaaaacacacacacaccattaaatgtaccacatggatttttttttctcagtcagGCAAACTAGAATCCTGATAGTCCTAATACACCTCTGCACAAACTGTTAACCAGGGAGAGCCATTTTTTTacatggtgaaggaggtggCATTTTCATTCCCTGTGCTGTCCGCAGACCTTCGGGAAGATAGGTATGCCTCAGAGGTGACCCGTGACGCACGCCTTGCCCCAATGTAGCTCTTCCCGAGGCACCAGAGGTCCTCCACGACCTTGCGGAAATGGTTCCTGAATTTGACTCCAATGAAGGCATAGAGCAGTGGGTTGAGGCAGCAGTGCAGGTAGGCCAGGCTTTCAGTGAGGATcagcagcaggtgtgtgttgctTTCATCAGAGCATTCTGAACTGGAGAACATGAAAATGATGTCGTAGAGCAATACTGCATTGTAGGGCAGATGACAGACAATGAAGACCAGTACTACGGTCAAGACCACGCGCACAGCCTTGTGCCTTTGGAAGTTCTTGGCACGCAGGAGAGTAAACATCACACTGGAGTAGCAGAAGCCCATGACCAGCAACGGCAAGCAAAACCCTACAGCCACCTGGGAACTCGGCACTAGCACTTTGAAAAGCTTTGCAGTGTTATTGTCCTTGAAGCGGAAGAAGCACACATGATGTACAGTAAAGTTTAGGTCATACATTTGCATTGATTCACCAGGGATGTAGCGCTCATAGTAGATGATGGTGGGCAAAGTAAGAAACAAGGCTAAAATCCAAACAAATCCACAGATGATGTAACTGTAGATCAGCATGCTCGAGCGGAATCTGAAAGAGCGGCGAGCTTGTACTATGGCCATGTAGCGGTCTAAACTGATGCAAGCCAGGAGTAGGATGCCACTATACAGGTTGATGCTGTAGACACCACGCAACAGCTTGCAGGACCAATTACCCATAGACCAGTCATTCTGCTCGCTGAATATGAGCAGAGGCAGTGCCACTACAAACAGGACATCTGCTATGGCCACGTTCAGTAGGTAAACATCCGTCATGGATTTGGTGCGCTTGTAGAAAGCATATGTAAGGATCACCAGGACATTGCCAATCAATCCTACAATGCAGATAAGTGAGTGCACGTAGATTTGGAGATAGTACTTGACAATGTTTTCTGTATTCTGATTCATGTCACATGGACTCTCATACTCATAGTCATATACCATAGTTGTGTTCATCTTGATACTGTGGAGAAAAGAAGAATAGAAGTTAACACAACTATGACTATGACTTGGCTTTTACACATTCATTTTTTCCGAAAATATTCTTCCCCATAACCATATAATGCAATGCATGGGCAAGAGTAAAAAggttttacacattttatttgtggTGATGAACAGGACCTAACACTCTCCATGCAACATGAAAGAGGAAGGGCCCAGATCATTTGTTACATAGAGTATTTATAATcaggattaaaacacaaaatagAGTTAAGGAAAGCAAAACTGTCGATCATTGGCCACATTACAACGCCTGATCCAGATAGCCCTACTAAGGTCTGATTCTTATGCTTGAGTCCTGTCATCTAATCTCCAGCACAGTTCTGTCCCTCTAATATTTTGTGCAAACAATCTCTGGTCATAACAACTTCTAGTCACTCATTTAGAAGGTCAGAACCTCACAAACAGCTTCTCCTTGTAAAATTTTCCATCACACTCATTAAATGATTACATTTCGAAGCCAGATTTGATCcaaattgattgattgatgcaAGTCCAGGAACTAAGGGTCTTGCTTAAGGGTGGTCCTAGGAATTTGAAAATACACAACCTTCAGGCCAGAGATATAAAACCTTAAACACAGAACCACTATTAATATTTGATAGTTGTGTGGGTTAAGACATACTTAATGAAGTGCAATGCAGACCGACAGCTAGctgatccccccccccccgtcaTTTTTATACTAGCCAATATGGCACACACAGATCATGCCGTGTAAAGTGCCTTGTGTAACCAAGATGAAAAATCTGAAGGTTTAATGTTGCTTTGAAGCAAGTTGTCATTTTCGTAACGCAGACAGAGGAAACTTGCAGGAACCAGGTCACATACACGTTCTAAAAGCCACCATGAGCCATGTGTC comes from Hemibagrus wyckioides isolate EC202008001 linkage group LG25, SWU_Hwy_1.0, whole genome shotgun sequence and encodes:
- the ccr6a gene encoding C-C chemokine receptor type 6a; the encoded protein is MNTTMVYDYEYESPCDMNQNTENIVKYYLQIYVHSLICIVGLIGNVLVILTYAFYKRTKSMTDVYLLNVAIADVLFVVALPLLIFSEQNDWSMGNWSCKLLRGVYSINLYSGILLLACISLDRYMAIVQARRSFRFRSSMLIYSYIICGFVWILALFLTLPTIIYYERYIPGESMQMYDLNFTVHHVCFFRFKDNNTAKLFKVLVPSSQVAVGFCLPLLVMGFCYSSVMFTLLRAKNFQRHKAVRVVLTVVLVFIVCHLPYNAVLLYDIIFMFSSSECSDESNTHLLLILTESLAYLHCCLNPLLYAFIGVKFRNHFRKVVEDLWCLGKSYIGARRASRVTSEAYLSSRRSADSTGNENATSFTM